The DNA segment TAAGTACAGAACAATTCAACTTCAATCGGAAAATCCGAAAATTTTCTCGCAGGGTTTTGATACCAGACAGTTTCGATTTGCCACTAAGACTTTAGAAGATTGGGCATACGGCTTAGGGCTAGGGCAAAAGCTGGTGACCACAATTCTTCACAGCCCAGCTAGAATAGTAGCGCAGGTTGACGGACTTTGCATCGGTGCAGGATTTGAATTTGCACTTGCCTGTCATCAAATAGACTTTGGCCCTTCAGCAAGAGTCCAGTTTCCCGAATTTAAGTCAGGACTAGTTACCGGCTACGGCGGCGTCTATCTCTTTACCAGGAAATTTGGACATCAAGGTATTTTGAGTCGTCTCCTGGCCGGCGATTTGGTCAATGCACGATTGCTTACACCCATTGATTCGCCCGAAAAAATTGAGCCTGATGAGTATTCATTTCTACAGATCGATCAGCGAAACGTTATTTTTGAATTGATAAATGCGCCGTCGTTGGAAGCCTCTCAAACGCTGGCAACTCGAGCCTTCCTGGAATGCGTGAAACGCCGATCTCCTGAAAGTTTCAAGCAATGAGAAAGATTTCGATGCACTACCAGGTGAATATCGTAAAGATTGCTTTCCACGTCGGTGCGATCGTGGGGCTTTGTACCTTGCCCATTGGCAACTGGTGGATCGCCTCCATTTTGGGGTATTTTCTATTCAGCCGAATTGGCGGAGATGTGGGTTTTCACCGCTACTTCACACATAAAAGTTTTCAAGCGAGCGCGTTGGTTGAAAAAGCGCTTCTTGTTTTAGGAACCCTTGACTGCAAAGGTAGCATGTTTTCATGGGTTACTAGCCATATCGCACACCACGCACACGCGGACAAAAAGGGTGACCCACATTCTCCTCATCGAATCGGGTTCTTTAAAGTCTGGATAGTTGATTGGGAGACATTTCCTGTTTCCGGTAGATCAATTGCGCCTTATCTTCGACGCCCCCTCTATCGCTTCACACACGAGAATTATCTTTGGATCATAGCAGTGTTCGCAGTTGGCTTGGGCTCTATCAACCTACATCTGTTAGTGTATTTTTACTGTGTCCCCATGGTATGCTCGATTCATATGACAGGTATTATTAATACGGTTGGGCATTCTCTCGGCTACAGGAA comes from the Deltaproteobacteria bacterium genome and includes:
- a CDS encoding enoyl-CoA hydratase/isomerase family protein; this translates as MKFVFDADPEDFCPISDIADRRAVTEDAARIKFIAENGRFLFDRASISELTHLIETNGPKYRTIQLQSENPKIFSQGFDTRQFRFATKTLEDWAYGLGLGQKLVTTILHSPARIVAQVDGLCIGAGFEFALACHQIDFGPSARVQFPEFKSGLVTGYGGVYLFTRKFGHQGILSRLLAGDLVNARLLTPIDSPEKIEPDEYSFLQIDQRNVIFELINAPSLEASQTLATRAFLECVKRRSPESFKQ
- a CDS encoding fatty acid desaturase, giving the protein MRKISMHYQVNIVKIAFHVGAIVGLCTLPIGNWWIASILGYFLFSRIGGDVGFHRYFTHKSFQASALVEKALLVLGTLDCKGSMFSWVTSHIAHHAHADKKGDPHSPHRIGFFKVWIVDWETFPVSGRSIAPYLRRPLYRFTHENYLWIIAVFAVGLGSINLHLLVYFYCVPMVCSIHMTGIINTVGHSLGYRNFNIDDESRNNLIVNFLSLGGGLHNNHHARPSSPSQATDRWFEIDPANAVIKLIRKKA